One genomic window of Betaproteobacteria bacterium includes the following:
- a CDS encoding YceH family protein: MTQLLPALSPLAARVLGVLVEKQHTVPDTYPLTVNALAAGCNQKTSRDPVMNATDGDVQAALDELRAAAFVIESSGSRVMRYAHNAERVLQVPPQSVALLATLMLRGPQTAGELRINCERLHHFSDISAVEAFLAELADRAAGPLVIELPRQPGARENRWAHLLSGPPAPETVSAAIVTGNAGRDVTEGETGALSAEVARLSREVDDLKTAVAKLFAELGISRD, from the coding sequence ATGACGCAACTGCTGCCCGCGCTCTCGCCGCTCGCGGCGCGCGTGCTGGGGGTGCTGGTCGAGAAGCAGCACACGGTGCCTGACACCTATCCGCTCACGGTGAACGCGCTTGCGGCCGGCTGCAATCAGAAGACGAGTCGGGACCCGGTGATGAACGCAACCGATGGCGACGTGCAAGCCGCGCTCGATGAACTGCGCGCGGCTGCGTTCGTCATCGAATCGAGCGGCAGCCGGGTCATGCGTTACGCCCACAACGCGGAACGCGTGCTGCAGGTGCCGCCGCAGTCGGTCGCGCTGCTCGCCACGCTCATGCTGCGCGGCCCGCAGACGGCGGGCGAACTGCGCATCAACTGCGAGCGGTTGCACCACTTCAGCGACATCTCCGCGGTCGAGGCGTTTCTTGCGGAGCTGGCGGATCGGGCGGCAGGCCCGCTCGTCATCGAACTCCCGCGGCAACCCGGCGCACGCGAGAACCGGTGGGCTCACCTCCTGTCCGGGCCGCCGGCGCCGGAAACCGTGTCCGCCGCGATTGTCACCGGAAACGCCGGGCGCGACGTCACGGAGGGTGAGACAGGCGCGCTCAGCGCGGAGGTCGCTCGCCTCTCGCGCGAGGTCGACGACCTCAAGACGGCGGTCGCGAAACTCTTCGCCGAGCTGGGAATCTCACGGGATTGA